The Drosophila innubila isolate TH190305 chromosome 2L unlocalized genomic scaffold, UK_Dinn_1.0 4_B_2L, whole genome shotgun sequence genome segment ATGAACCTAGACATTATAAGAGATAGTGAGGTCTGCTCAACTGAATTTTTGTTATCTCTTACCTCATCAAGAGCCTGCCACAATTTCTCGTCCGCATATTGTTCAAATGGATCTAAATTATATCGTATCGTGCCAGAGAAAAGTACGGGCTCTTGGGGTATAATCGAAATTTTACTTCGCAGATCATGTAAGCCCAATTCTTCTGTATCGCGTTTGTCGATCAAGATAGAACCATCGTTATAAGATAGACGGAATAGTGCATTTATCAATGAGGATTTTCCTGCTCCAGTGCGTCCCACAATACCGACTTTTTCACATGGTTGGATAATAAAGTTGAGAGATTTAAGTACATAGGGAGATTGAGGATCTGGCACATATCGTAGACTCAAATCATCAGCTACAATTTCCCCATCTTCTGGCCAATTTAACGTTGGTTTCTTTCCAGCAGCTGATGTAAACTCTCCTTCCGCTTTTAAGTTCCTATACTCAATCACGCGCTCTACGGAGGTCATAGAATTCTCCAGTTCAGCAGACTGTCGCATGCCCCATTGCACCATCCCAGTCATGGACATGGCCTGTGTAATCGCCAAGCCAATTTGTCCTGGATTCTCGGGAGGattgaaaaagttatttaaaataatgatgaGAACATAAACGACGCAGAAAAGATCCAGATAGTAGCCAAAGGCTCGACTAGTCGAGAGAAATGTGTAATAACCAATGGAATGATTATCCTGATAATGATCATATTCCGAAATTAACATTCTCTGCGCCCTCATCGCTCTTATCGTGGGAAGACCATTCAGAGTGCCTCCAAAATGGGAGTACATCGGAGAACGAGCAACAGCCTCCAGTCTTTTTACATCACGTGACGTACTCAGGTAAAAATCACGTATATAGTAAAAGGATAAGAGCATGGCGAAGGTATTGATTAGATACCAAGGATTCGAAATACACAAAACAGTTATAATCCCTGTCAAAGTCAGGAAGATCTGTATACAGTCCAGCATTACGGCGGGCAATACTTCATCCACCTGTCCCAGGTCCATCGCGAAACGATTTAATATCCTTCCCGAAGGATTTGTGTTGAAGAAATACATGGCAGCATGTGTAATCCCCCGGAACATGGAGTTATGCAGTTGAGTCGAGGCATGCATGGACACACTGAAGAACAGAATCGTACGTAATAAGGCAAACACAATCAACGCTATATTGATGGCGGCAAAGTAATAAATATCCAGAGAGGCGGAGGAGTTATTCTTAACCCTGCAAGAGAGAATCGAAAATAGaggaaatgcattaaaatatatttaattgattagatcttacaatttttttatttcgagaGAAACAGAAAAGGGGGATTCCCCCGTGATTGCaggttgaaaattttaattaagtgagAAAGAAAGTTCCTGTTCTTTTAAATCTGTTAATATTATTGCCGTTTATcatacaaattgtaaataaataaatgttaacttGACTTACCAGTAGGACAGAAAGTAATCTCCCCAAGAGGCCATCACCTGCGTGCCAATGCACAAGAATACAACCAAGAGGAACACGAACCAACTGCAACCGGCGGCAAAGTATTTCTGATACATGTCCCAGCCAATTTTCCCTGCAGATCTAGATTCCTGAACTTCCTTGGGCTTCTCTTGGGCAATCAGTGAGTCGGCAACACTTGAACCCATGGAGGAGACACTATCCCGACTCTCCACACTATTGTTGCGGGAATACGACGTGGCTTTTCCATTATAATCTCCAGCAGCCTGCGGGTCCTTAACCTCCTCTTCAGTCTCTTCTGGTGTTTGCTGGGTAAGGAGCTGGGCAAAGTCCTGGCCACTCTTGAGCATATGTTCGTAGGTGCCAATGTCCGTTACCTTACCGTTGTCCATGATGACAATCTGGTCGGCGTGCTCCAGATACTGCAGTTGATGTGTGACCAAGATGACGAGCTGATTGCGTAGAAATCCTCGCATACATTGCTCGAAGAGATGACGTCCCACATGGGTGTCGACGGCGCTGAGAGGATCATCGAGGAGGTAGACATCCGCCTTTCGGTAGACAGCACGTGCCAGACTTATGCGGGCCCTCTGCCCTCCAGAGAGAGATGCTCCACGCTCTCCGACAATTGTCTTGTCTCCCTGATCCAACAGCTCAAAGTCCCGTTCCAGAGCGCACATCTTGACTACAGTTCGATAGCGTTGCTTGTCAGTGGCACGCATAAGCAATGCAACTTTCCTGTCTCCGCACGAAGCTCGCCAAGAATGGCCCTATGACTGCTACGAGCTGTTGTCGCTGCAGCCTTATATTAATATCGTCCAAAATGGGATCAGTGTGCTCCACATTCCAACGTGCTCTCAGATCCTTGATTTCAACGACGATATCAGTAAAGCTGGCGGAGGACAAGGGCTGCTTGCCATTCCTTAAATGATTATTCTCCTCAGCTTCATTCTtgtcctcttcctcttcttggTCTAGCATAAAGGCATCAGTCTCTTCCCGTAGCATGAACTGTGTTATCCTTTTCAAGGATACCAATAATTCGGCCACCTGGGACATGCCACTGGGAAAGAATTTGCTCACTGTCCGACGTAAGATGTTGTAAAAGGCCGTCACACAAAATGCTCTCTCTGCTGTCAATTGTCCTCCTGTGAGCACGAAGGCCAAGAGGCTGGAGAAGATTGCGACTCTACCCAGCGTAATCTCAAAGGAAAGCAGTACTCCTCGTATGTAATTCACTTTTCTGATGACTCTCATCTCGCTGGCTCGTGTGCTGGAAATCAGTTTCTCGAAGGGCATCTCCCAGGCATACATCTTAATCACCTGAATCCCAGCTATGATCTCGTTCATCATCCTCACCCTTTGATCTGTTCGAAGAGCAGTCTTCAGTCTTAGAGCTGAGGTCAATCTGCTGAGATACGTCTGGAGAGGCAGGTAGAGCAACAGGATGGCAATGCCATAAAAGGAGGCGACTCCGATTTGTTGATAGAGAAAGTACGAGGCAAACAACAGCTCCAGTGGTCCCAGCCATAGAAAGTGGAGGTGAATCAAGGCACGATCAAAACGACCCAGATCATTGGACACCAGATTCACCACCTGCCCCGTTGTTGTGCCTCCAAGTGCGGTACGGCTCAAACGAAGAGCCTTGCGATAAATGGCACAGCTGACAGCGACTCTCATTTTCATCGCCAGATGCATCATGTGCATCATGAAGGGATGGAAGAGAAGCACACCCATTACTATAAAGGTCACCAAGACGGCTCCATAAATCTGAGCATTGAGActgtttccatttccatttgtgGCAAACTCCGATATTAGCCCCGCCAAAAGAAGTGGCATAGTTGCTCTAAGAATGAAAATACTTTTAGTTCGACACtcgttttatacttataatggGACTTACCTCAATCCCAATTCGAGTCCACCAATAACAAAGCCAGATAGTACCAATTCCCAGCCAAAAAACCTTCAATATTACTCTAAGCATGCCATTATTTGGATTACGTCTATTCTTCTTGACCTCATCCTGCCAAGCTTGAAATAATCTCTCTCCTAGTTTTTCTCCTTTATGCTCGCTGAGCACATCATATAGATCATTGGGTCCCAATGTAGTTTTCCTTCCCTTAAACAATATAGGCAGTGCAAAGCTAAaacaattaatcaaattatttatagttaagaaaattaattaaaaactatttacaatattaatgtcaataatttaaatcttgACAATTAGTTTTTTCCTTTGCATTAGATAaacttaattcaaaattttaaagaaccAGAAGACCTAaattatgtttgttgttttcaaatataataataaaatttataaaaataaataaaaacaaacatgcCTTTGGTAGTTCTTATCGAAATAAATTGACTCTGTAAGTCAAggtcatatttatttttacaaatgaaAAGCATGTAacatgtaatttaattatatatttgtattgcGTGAAAGACACACAATTATTGTATAATTACAACtgataaacaaataatgcATATTATCTTATCATTGATAACAGATAGAACAACTTTTTACTACTGTcagactttaaatttttgaaggtTAAGACTTATGGTAGAGCATGGAAAGTTTCCTGGTCATGAAATCCTAAATCATCAAATGTGATTTCCACTTACCAAAACATTAAAGCCGATATACAATTTGCATTCTCGCGCGGATTAGGCGCCAATTTATCAGCTTTCATCTTTGAAGGAACtcagcttaaatatttattcgattaaaatattacttgatattttttaattagtatcagaatttaaaaaaaaagaacacagaattttttataatttttaaataatacactGCGCCAACAAATAACGAGTTGATAGAATCACTTATATTTGTTATGTTAAAGATTGCAAACGTTTTGTAGCATTTACATCATTTTTCCGATAAGAACATCAGACGCCAGATGGCAATTATTCATAATTTCATCACACATTTTGCACACATATAACAAACAATCATTTAATATCTTCGCTGGTATATTACTTACatctttgcaattttaatttacaacaacaatttcaaaccTTTTCATTTGATTAAGTTGTGGACAAGAAATACTCAGTCCGCAACTCAAAACATAACTAAAAGCAAAATAGAGAAAATGCTCTCTGTGAAACTTTGGCAGCAGCTGTAGGAACAGCTGATGGCCAACGCTCTCAGTAGGAGCAGTGTTGCCATATCGACTCATTACGTGCTTGCTTATCTATTACGTATACGTTTTGACATTAAATGAGCATAAGAGTGGGTGGTCCTTATAATAATAACGTActtaattcatattaaatttaaatagtattAATTAACTATTATAAGCTAGTTAATtagagattttttaaaataaagtaagttGCGTGATAATTACTTGATTTTATAtccaatattttattatatagaaTAAGATTGTCTTCTTTCTTTTAGATTTacattgtattttattgaaCTACGAATATAAAGTCGTATAGAAAATAAGTAGATTTACTTTAcagaaattcattttcattgcaattgatttttaattaacacacATTGTAAgtacatacaaaattaagaaaacatataCTACTTTACATGTAGCAAACacgcattaaaaaaaa includes the following:
- the LOC117780062 gene encoding LOW QUALITY PROTEIN: probable multidrug resistance-associated protein lethal(2)03659 (The sequence of the model RefSeq protein was modified relative to this genomic sequence to represent the inferred CDS: inserted 2 bases in 2 codons; deleted 1 base in 1 codon), with translation MKADKLAPNPRENANCISALMFCFALPILFKGRKTTLGPNDLYDVLSEHKGEKLGERLFQAWQDEVKKNRRNPNNGMLRVILKVFGWELVLSGFVIGGLELGLRATMPLLLAGLISEFATNGNGNSLNAQIYGAVLVTFIVMGVLLFHPFMMHMMHLAMKMRVAVSCAIYRKALRLSRTALGGTTTGQVVNLVSNDLGRFDRALIHLHFLWLGPLELLFASYFLYQQIGVASFYGIAILLLYLPLQTYLSRLTSALRLKTALRTDQRVRMMNEIIAGIQVIKMYAWEMPFEKLISSTRASEMRVIRKVNYIRGVLLSFEITLGRVAIFSSLLAFVLTGGQLTAERAFCVTAFYNILRRTVSKFFPSGMSQVAELLVSLKRITQFMLREETDAFMLDQEEEEDKNEAEENNHLRNGKQPLSSASFTDIVVEIKDLRARWNVEHTDPILDDINIRLQRQQLVAVIGPXLGELRAETGKLHXLMRATDKQRYRTVVKMCALERDFELLDQGDKTIVGERGASLSGGQRARISLARAVYRKADVYLLDDPLSAVDTHVGRHLFEQCMRGFLRNQLVILVTHQLQYLEHADQIVIMDNGKVTDIGTYEHMLKSGQDFAQLLTQQTPEETEEEVKDPQAAGDYNGKATSYSRNNSVESRDSVSSMGSSVADSLIAQEKPKEVQESRSAGKIGWDMYQKYFAAGCSWFVFLLVVFLCIGTQVMASWGDYFLSYWVKNNSSASLDIYYFAAINIALIVFALLRTILFFSVSMHASTQLHNSMFRGITHAAMYFFNTNPSGRILNRFAMDLGQVDEVLPAVMLDCIQIFLTLTGIITVLCISNPWYLINTFAMLLSFYYIRDFYLSTSRDVKRLEAVARSPMYSHFGGTLNGLPTIRAMRAQRMLISEYDHYQDNHSIGYYTFLSTSRAFGYYLDLFCVVYVLIIILNNFFNPPENPGQIGLAITQAMSMTGMVQWGMRQSAELENSMTSVERVIEYRNLKAEGEFTSAAGKKPTLNWPEDGEIVADDLSLRYVPDPQSPYVLKSLNFIIQPCEKVGIVGRTGAGKSSLINALFRLSYNDGSILIDKRDTEELGLHDLRSKISIIPQEPVLFSGTIRYNLDPFEQYADEKLWQALDEVHLKEDIFELPMGLQSTISEGGSNFSVGQRQLLCLARAILRENRILVMDEATANVDPQTDALIQTTIRNKFKDCTVLTIAHRLHTIMDSDKVMVLDAGHIIEFAAPYELLTGSQSSVFYSMVMQTGKTTFEHLLKIAEQAYENNKLD